One genomic segment of Brassica napus cultivar Da-Ae chromosome A3, Da-Ae, whole genome shotgun sequence includes these proteins:
- the LOC106431939 gene encoding ATP synthase subunit O, mitochondrial — MALAGRIRSGISFFKTISVSDSVSSARSHSRGAPLIPALRDYATASAQKTGNVKVPLALVGESGNFASWLYIAAVKMNSLEKIESDLSELVEAMKTSPTFSQFTKDPSVPRETRLAAIVDVCDQAKFAEPTKNFLSLLAENGKLKNLDVIVKKFMQLTTAHRGDVKVLVTTVMPLPPAEEKELKDTLQEIIGEGKKVTVEQKIDPSIYGGLIVEFQQKVLDMSIRTRAQQMERLLREPVDLSNL; from the exons atggcGTTGGCTGGTCGTATCAGATCCGGGATCTCCTTCTTCAAGACCATCTCCGTCTCTGATTCCGTCTCCTCCGCTAGATCTCACTCCCGTGGAGCGCCGCTTATCCCCGCG TTGAGAGATTATGCAACAGCTTCGGCTCAGAAGACCGGCAATGTTAAG gTGCCTTTGGCGTTAGTTGGTGAATCTGGCAACTTTGCTTCGTGGCTGTACATTGCAGCTGTCAAAATGAACTCTTTGGAGAAGATTGAGTCTGATCTCTCTGAGCTGGTTGAGGCTATGAAGACAAGCCCTACTTTTTCGCAGTTTACTAAAGATCCCTCTGTTCCTAGAGAGACAAGACTCGCTGCTATTGTGGATGTTTGTGATCAAGCAAAGTTTGCGGAACCCACCAAGAACTTCCTCT CTTTGTTAGCTGAGAATGGGAAGCTGAAGAATTTAGACGTGATTGTGAAAAAGTTCATGCAGCTGACAACAGCACATAGAGGAGACGTCAAGGTTTTGGTTACCACAGTCATG CCGCTTCCCCCTGCTGAGGAGAAGGAGTTGAAGGACACACTCCAGGAGATAATTGGAGAAGGGAAGAAAGTAACTGTGGAACAAAAG ATTGATCCGAGTATCTATGGAGGGCTAATAGTAGAGTTTCAACAAAAGGTGTTGGACATGTCTATCAGGACAAGGGCACAGCAGATGGAGAGGCTCCTCCGTGAACCTGTTGACCTCAGCAACCTTTGA
- the LOC106431938 gene encoding cytochrome b-c1 complex subunit Rieske-2, mitochondrial-like, with protein MLRVVGRRLLSVQQRSSTATSVVLARDYPISNGGDSSSTHRSVPSADLSSFNSYHRSLIRGFSSQGNEIGFASEVPATVDAIKTPNSKIVYDDHNHERYPPGDPSKRAFAYFVLSGGRFVYASVLRLLVLKLIVSMSASKDVLALASLEVDLGSIEPGTTVTVKWRGKPVFIRRRTEDDIKLANSVDLGSLRDPQEDAVRVKNPEWLVVVGVCTHLGCIPLPNAGDYGGWFCPCHGSHYDISGRIRKGPAPYNLEVPTYSFLEENKLLIG; from the exons ATGCTGCGAGTTGTAGGGAGGAGGCTTTTGTCTGTTCAGCAGAGATCGTCGACAGCGACCTCCGTCGTCCTTGCCCGAGATTATCCCATCTCCAATGGAGGCGACTCGTCTTCCACCCACAGATCTGTTCCCTCTGCAGATCTGTCATCTTTCAATTCTTACCACCGGAGCCTTATAAGAG GTTTCTCATCTCAAGGGAATGAGATAGGTTTTGCCTCCGAAGTCCCAGCCACGGTCGACGCTATCAAAACACCTAACTCAAAGATTGTCTATGACGACCATAACCATGAGCGTTACCCACCTGGTGACCCTAGCAAGCGTGCCTTCGCTTATTTCGTCCTGTCCGGTGGGAGGTTTGTTTACGCCTCTGTTCTCCGCCTTCTTGTTCTGAAGCTCATTGTCAGCATGTCGGCAAGTAAAGACGTCCTTGCCCTTGCTTCCCTCGAGGTTGACCTCGGGAGCATCGAACCAGGAACTACTGTGACGGTGAAGTGGCGTGGAAAGCCTGTCTTCATCAGGCGACGGACAGAAGATGACATTAAGCTTGCCAATAGCGTGGATCTTGGTTCTCTGAGAGACCCGCAAGAAGATGCGGTCAGGGTCAAGAATCCGGAGTGGCTAGTCGTGGTTGGAGTCTGCACTCATTTGGGGTGTATCCCCTTGCCTAATGCTGGTGACTACGGTGGTTGGTTTTGCCCGTGTCATGGTTCGCATTACGACATCTCAGGAAGGATTAGGAAAGGTCCTGCACCTTACAACCTGGAAGTACCAACCTACAGTTTCTTGGAAGAGAATAAGTTGCTCATTGGTTGA
- the LOC106431951 gene encoding cytochrome b-c1 complex subunit Rieske-2, mitochondrial: protein MLRVAGRRLFSVSQRSTNATSFALSRDHTLSDGGDSSSSSSATRSVPSPALSRFGSYHRSLVRGFSSQVLTQGNEVGFGSEPATVEAVKTPNSKIVYDDHNHERYPPGDPSKRAFAYFVLSGGRFVYASVLRLLVLKLIVSMSASKDVLALASLEVDLGSIEPGTTVTVKWRGKPVFIRRRTEDDIKLANSVDLGSLRDPQEDSVRVKNPEWLVVVGVCTHLGCIPLPNAGDYGGWFCPCHGSHYDISGRIRKGPAPYNLEVPTYSFLEENKLLIG from the exons ATGCTGCGAGTAGCAGGGAGGAGGCTTTTCTCTGTTTCGCAGAGATCTACCAATGCGACCTCCTTCGCCCTCTCCCGCGACCATACCCTCTCCGATGGCGGcgactcctcctcctcctcttccgccACCAGATCTGTCCCCTCACCTGCCCTTTCTCGTTTCGGTTCTTACCACCGAAGCCTTGTAAGAG GTTTCTCATCTCAAGTCCTTACTCAAGGGAATGAGGTAGGTTTTGGTTCGGAACCAGCCACCGTAGAGGCGGTCAAGACACCTAACTCAAAGATTGTCTATGATGATCACAACCATGAGCGTTACCCACCTGGTGACCCTAGCAAACGTGCATTCGCGTACTTCGTCCTGTCAGGTGGGAGGTTTGTCTACGCCTCTGTTCTCCGTCTTCTTGTTCTCAAGCTCATTGTCAGCATGTCCGCAAGTAAAGATGTCCTTGCCCTTGCTTCCCTCGAGGTCGACCTAGGGAGCATCGAGCCTGGAACCACTGTGACAGTGAAGTGGCGTGGAAAGCCTGTCTTCATCAGGAGAAGAACAGAAGATGACATCAAGCTGGCTAATAGTGTGGATCTTGGTTCTCTGAGAGACCCGCAAGAAGACTCGGTCAGGGTCAAGAATCCGGAATGGCTAGTCGTGGTTGGAGTCTGCACTCACCTGGGATGCATCCCTTTGCCGAATGCTGGTGACTACGGTGGCTGGTTTTGCCCTTGTCACGGTTCGCATTATGATATCTCTGGAAGGATTAGGAAAGGTCCTGCTCCATACAACCTGGAGGTACCAACCTACAGCTTCTTGGAAGAGAATAAGTTACTCATTGGTTAA